In Primulina eburnea isolate SZY01 chromosome 3, ASM2296580v1, whole genome shotgun sequence, one DNA window encodes the following:
- the LOC140828354 gene encoding SKP1-like protein 1B, whose translation MSSKKMIKMKSSEGDMFEVEELVAMESQTIRHMVEDDCADSVIPLPNVASNILAKVIEYCRRHAQTPPKADTDVLGMMADSELNQFDTEFVRVDQDTLFDLILAANYLNIKGLLDLTCQTVADMIKGKTPEQIRKQFNIKNDYTPEEEEEVRRENAWAFE comes from the exons ATGTCTTCCAAGAagatgatcaagatgaagagTTCGGAGGGGGATATGTTCGAGGTGGAGGAGTTGGTGGCCATGGAATCGCAAACCATACGACATATGGTCGAAGATGACTGTGCCGATTCCGTCATCCCCCTGCCCAACGTCGCCTCCAATATATTGGCCAAGGTGATCGAGTACTGCAGGCGCCACGCGCAAACTCCTCCCAAGGCCGACACTGATGTCCTCGGGATGATGGCCGATAGTGAACTCAACCAGTTCGATACCGAATTTGTGCGTGTTGATCAGGACACGCTGTTTGATCTCATATTG GCTGCGAACTACTTGAATATCAAGGGCTTGCTTGATCTGACATGCCAAACTGTTGCCGACATGATCAAAGGGAAGACCCCGGAGCAAATCCGCAAGCAGTTCAACATAAAAAACGACTACACCCctgaggaagaagaagaagttcgCAGGGAAAACGCATGGGCATTCGAGTGA